The proteins below come from a single Micromonospora citrea genomic window:
- a CDS encoding EamA family transporter gives MYALASRPLPAGHPAARLTVALGRPRAVPPPLLMLLGMLSTQVGAAVAKQLFGSTSAGGTTTLRLGFAALILLLVARPGLRLGWRAAGLVGAFGLSLALMNLSFYAALQRVPLGVAVTIGFAGPLLVSLAGSRRAADVAWAALAGGGVLLISGLGGAGLDGVGLLLCAAVAVGWAGYVLLGKAVSAQVPGSRGLALGMAVAALAVLPFGVADGGAALLDPWTLALGVAVALLSSVLPYSAELAALRRMPARVFAVLLSLEPAIGALVGLVLLGELLAWSQALGVACVVGAALGATLVRGSSTPEERDAPRRNGPRAR, from the coding sequence TCGCCCTCGGCCGACCCCGGGCCGTGCCTCCGCCGCTGCTGATGCTGCTGGGCATGCTCTCCACCCAGGTCGGGGCGGCCGTCGCCAAACAGCTCTTCGGCAGCACCAGTGCCGGCGGAACGACCACGCTGCGGCTCGGCTTCGCCGCGCTGATCCTGCTGCTCGTGGCCCGGCCCGGGCTGCGGCTGGGCTGGCGCGCCGCCGGCCTGGTCGGTGCGTTCGGGCTCAGCCTGGCGCTGATGAACCTCTCCTTCTACGCGGCCCTGCAACGCGTGCCGCTCGGCGTCGCCGTCACCATCGGCTTCGCGGGGCCGCTGCTGGTCTCGCTCGCCGGCAGCCGCCGCGCCGCCGACGTGGCGTGGGCGGCCCTGGCGGGCGGCGGGGTGCTGCTGATCAGCGGGCTGGGCGGTGCCGGGCTGGACGGGGTGGGGCTGCTGCTCTGCGCCGCCGTCGCGGTCGGCTGGGCCGGGTACGTGCTGCTCGGCAAGGCGGTCAGCGCCCAGGTACCGGGCAGCCGGGGCCTCGCGCTGGGGATGGCCGTCGCCGCGCTGGCGGTGCTGCCGTTCGGGGTCGCGGACGGCGGCGCGGCGCTGCTCGATCCGTGGACCCTCGCGCTGGGCGTCGCGGTGGCCCTGCTGTCGTCGGTGCTGCCGTACTCGGCGGAGCTGGCCGCGCTGCGCCGTATGCCGGCCCGGGTCTTCGCGGTCCTGCTCAGCCTGGAGCCGGCGATCGGCGCGCTGGTCGGGCTGGTCCTGCTGGGCGAACTGCTGGCCTGGTCGCAGGCGCTCGGGGTGGCCTGTGTGGTCGGCGCGGCGCTGGGCGCGACCCTGGTCCGGGGCAGTTCCACCCCCGAGGAACGCGACGCGCCCCGGCGGAATGGGCCACGCGCCCGGTGA
- a CDS encoding crotonase/enoyl-CoA hydratase family protein — MGVRVERDGPVTTVILDRPAARNAVDGPTARALADAFRAFEADAGAAVAVLWGAGGTFCAGADLKAIGTPSGNRVEPEGDGPMGPTRMALGKPVIAAISGHAVAGGLELALWCDLRVAESDAVLGVFCRRWGVPLIDGGTVRLPRLIGESRAMDLILTGRPVPAEEAYAMGLVNRLVAPGEARAAAERLAAEIARHPQTCLRNDRAAVLAGAGQPEPVALATELAYGMDSLAADAAVGAARFAAGAGRHGAAV; from the coding sequence ATGGGCGTACGGGTCGAACGCGACGGGCCGGTGACCACGGTGATCCTGGACCGGCCGGCGGCGCGCAACGCGGTCGACGGGCCGACGGCCCGGGCGCTGGCCGACGCGTTCCGTGCCTTCGAGGCGGACGCCGGCGCGGCGGTGGCCGTGCTCTGGGGCGCGGGCGGCACGTTCTGCGCCGGGGCCGACCTGAAGGCCATCGGCACGCCGAGCGGCAACCGGGTGGAGCCGGAGGGGGACGGCCCGATGGGTCCGACCCGGATGGCGCTCGGCAAGCCGGTGATCGCCGCGATCTCGGGTCACGCGGTGGCGGGCGGGTTGGAGCTGGCGCTCTGGTGCGACCTGCGGGTCGCCGAGTCCGACGCGGTGCTCGGGGTGTTCTGCCGGCGCTGGGGGGTGCCGCTGATCGACGGGGGGACGGTCCGGCTGCCCCGGCTGATCGGCGAGAGCCGGGCGATGGACCTGATCCTGACCGGCCGGCCGGTGCCGGCCGAGGAGGCGTACGCCATGGGGCTGGTGAACCGGCTGGTCGCGCCGGGCGAGGCGCGGGCGGCGGCCGAGCGGCTGGCGGCCGAGATCGCCCGGCACCCGCAGACCTGTCTGCGCAACGACCGGGCCGCCGTGCTGGCCGGCGCGGGCCAGCCGGAGCCGGTGGCGCTGGCGACGGAGCTGGCGTACGGGATGGACTCGCTGGCCGCCGACGCGGCGGTCGGGGCGGCCCGGTTCGCGGCCGGGGCCGGCCGGCACGGCGCGGCGGTCTAG